One genomic segment of Amycolatopsis sp. WQ 127309 includes these proteins:
- a CDS encoding DUF3024 domain-containing protein has product MAAIPELALRQIERWCAQRVPERVLDQVRVECRTRGRTVTILECRAPWSPEAGPEWTEQKIAQLRLDEHGIWSVRWADRNGKWLTYPDAPVASTPPPLLAEIDRNPDGIFWG; this is encoded by the coding sequence ATGGCGGCGATTCCGGAACTGGCCCTGCGGCAGATCGAGCGGTGGTGCGCTCAGCGGGTACCCGAGCGGGTCCTGGACCAGGTCCGGGTCGAGTGCCGGACCCGGGGCCGGACGGTCACGATCCTGGAGTGCCGCGCGCCCTGGTCGCCGGAAGCCGGGCCGGAGTGGACCGAACAGAAGATCGCGCAGCTGCGTCTCGACGAGCACGGGATCTGGTCGGTGCGCTGGGCCGATCGCAACGGCAAGTGGCTGACCTACCCGGACGCGCCGGTCGCCAGTACGCCGCCGCCCCTGCTGGCCGAGATCGATCGCAATCCCGACGGGATCTTCTGGGGTTAG
- a CDS encoding class F sortase, with protein MRRPHPPLWPAIAAVAAALGVVVVVALVLAFSSPATDEVAPPPSPPYTSAAGSAGTTTAPPHGGLPAAKPASLSIPAIGVRAGSIADLGLTPGGELQVPPDATTVGWFTGAPSPGEVGPAVLAAHVDYKHVPGAFGKLKDLRSGELVRVGRTDGRTAVFTVYRVDRYAKADFPTDEVYGDTTEPELRLITCGGAFDRSSGNYLDNVVAFAKLTAVEA; from the coding sequence TTGAGGCGGCCGCACCCACCGCTGTGGCCGGCGATCGCGGCGGTGGCCGCCGCGCTCGGCGTGGTCGTGGTCGTGGCACTCGTCCTGGCCTTCTCCTCTCCGGCGACGGACGAGGTCGCGCCGCCGCCGTCGCCGCCCTACACGAGCGCCGCGGGGAGCGCCGGCACCACGACCGCCCCGCCGCACGGCGGGCTCCCGGCGGCGAAACCGGCGTCGCTGAGCATCCCGGCGATCGGGGTGCGCGCCGGGTCGATCGCCGATCTCGGGCTCACGCCCGGCGGTGAGCTGCAGGTCCCGCCCGACGCGACGACCGTCGGCTGGTTCACCGGCGCCCCGTCGCCCGGCGAGGTCGGGCCGGCGGTGCTGGCCGCGCACGTCGACTACAAGCACGTGCCCGGCGCGTTCGGCAAGCTGAAGGACCTGCGCTCCGGCGAGCTGGTGCGGGTGGGCCGCACCGACGGCCGGACGGCGGTCTTCACCGTCTACCGCGTCGACCGCTACGCCAAGGCCGACTTCCCGACGGACGAGGTCTACGGCGACACGACCGAGCCCGAGCTGCGGCTCATCACCTGCGGCGGCGCGTTCGACCGGTCGAGCGGGAACTACCTCGACAACGTCGTGGCCTTCGCGAAGCTCACCGCCGTCGAGGCCTAA
- a CDS encoding response regulator transcription factor — MPIQVLLVDDHELVRRGLRDLLGDEPDIEVVAEAGSVEEALAVAMHVEPEVAVVDVRLGDGDGITLCRELRSKPNPPACLMLTAFDDEEAMVGAIMAGAAGYLLKQVRGQDVVNAVREVAAGRSLLDPVSTARVLDKMRHPPTDELAALTERERDVLELIGQGLSNREIAERLFLAEKTVKNYVTSVLAKLGMQRRTQAAAWVARREK, encoded by the coding sequence ATGCCGATCCAGGTACTGCTCGTCGACGACCACGAACTGGTCCGCCGCGGGCTCCGCGACCTCCTCGGCGACGAGCCCGACATCGAGGTCGTCGCCGAAGCGGGCAGCGTCGAAGAGGCGTTGGCGGTCGCGATGCACGTCGAGCCGGAGGTCGCGGTGGTCGACGTCCGCCTCGGCGACGGCGACGGCATCACGCTCTGCCGCGAGCTGCGGTCGAAACCGAACCCGCCGGCGTGCCTGATGCTCACGGCGTTCGACGACGAAGAGGCGATGGTCGGCGCGATCATGGCCGGCGCGGCGGGCTACCTGCTGAAACAGGTGCGCGGGCAGGACGTGGTGAACGCGGTCCGCGAAGTCGCGGCCGGCCGGTCGCTGCTGGACCCGGTGAGCACCGCGCGGGTGCTGGACAAGATGCGCCACCCGCCGACGGACGAGCTGGCCGCGCTGACCGAGCGCGAGCGGGACGTGCTCGAGCTGATCGGCCAGGGCCTGTCGAACCGGGAGATCGCGGAGCGGCTGTTCCTCGCCGAGAAGACGGTCAAGAACTACGTCACGTCGGTGCTGGCGAAGCTCGGCATGCAGCGCCGCACGCAGGCCGCCGCCTGGGTCGCGCGCCGGGAGAAGTAA
- a CDS encoding macro domain-containing protein produces the protein MTADSGTHAGREGAHPPVSPRSPELVLCAVDEPLATAWTTATRTLGGRIRVHRGSVLDVLAQAVVSPANSYGRMRGGIDAVYARAFPGVEQSVRSAVLAFHGGELPIGEAVIVPTGEAEPAWLISAPTMREPGEVLPADTVHPYLAARAVFLKWRDGVLDDGPVREAVETIAMPGLGTGIGGVDPATCARQVAAAWDDVFGHSR, from the coding sequence GTGACCGCCGACTCGGGCACGCACGCCGGCCGCGAGGGCGCCCACCCGCCGGTTTCCCCTCGGTCCCCGGAGCTGGTGCTGTGCGCCGTCGATGAACCGCTCGCCACCGCCTGGACCACCGCCACCCGCACGCTGGGCGGCCGGATCCGGGTGCACCGCGGGTCGGTGCTCGACGTCCTCGCCCAGGCCGTGGTCAGCCCGGCCAACTCCTACGGCCGGATGCGTGGCGGCATCGACGCCGTCTACGCGCGGGCGTTCCCCGGCGTGGAGCAGTCCGTCCGCAGCGCCGTGCTGGCGTTCCACGGCGGTGAGCTGCCGATCGGCGAGGCCGTGATCGTGCCGACGGGCGAGGCCGAGCCGGCCTGGCTGATCAGCGCGCCGACCATGCGGGAGCCCGGCGAGGTGCTGCCCGCCGACACCGTGCACCCCTACCTGGCGGCGCGCGCGGTCTTCCTGAAGTGGCGCGACGGCGTGCTCGACGACGGCCCGGTGCGCGAAGCCGTCGAGACGATCGCGATGCCCGGGCTCGGCACCGGCATCGGCGGCGTGGACCCCGCGACGTGCGCGCGTCAGGTCGCCGCCGCGTGGGACGACGTCTTCGGTCACTCCAGGTGA
- a CDS encoding nitrate- and nitrite sensing domain-containing protein, producing the protein MKYLRSVRGRMLGIAFIPGSALVVVALVIAGFLVHQAVRTREQAMDTAAAADRTARAVVSLQGQRAAAMATPDHRSSAYAIFTQRIDTTIAGLRDYARRAPDAESGYQQTTAIQLLSVAEGMYRADSLALAGLDDVTRRSFVLAVAAYRAELAQVSGQLTETGREAYEAVTRSADWSRLAAAEDALAAAEPLPIPESTWRGAAYTVSLQLGQLYTRQSQYAVQLTLDDGRRTLAGALAASTGILLCAVLLLLVVRRLVARVPVPVVPIMVPTIHPAAHAAIPRPRHTRSPVPREPEPWPMKAVFEGLRRR; encoded by the coding sequence TTGAAGTACCTGCGATCCGTGCGTGGACGCATGCTGGGCATCGCGTTCATCCCCGGGTCAGCTCTCGTCGTCGTCGCTTTGGTGATCGCGGGTTTCCTGGTCCACCAAGCGGTCCGGACGCGTGAGCAGGCGATGGACACGGCCGCCGCGGCCGATCGGACGGCTCGGGCGGTGGTCTCCCTGCAGGGCCAGCGGGCGGCCGCGATGGCGACGCCCGACCACCGGTCCTCGGCGTACGCGATTTTCACCCAGCGGATCGACACCACGATCGCCGGGCTCCGCGACTACGCGCGACGCGCGCCGGACGCGGAATCCGGGTACCAGCAGACCACCGCGATCCAGCTGCTCTCCGTGGCCGAAGGCATGTACCGCGCCGATTCCCTCGCGCTGGCGGGGCTCGACGACGTGACGCGGCGGTCGTTCGTCCTGGCCGTCGCCGCCTACCGGGCCGAGCTCGCGCAGGTCTCCGGGCAGCTCACCGAGACCGGCCGGGAGGCCTACGAGGCCGTCACCCGCAGCGCCGACTGGAGCAGGCTGGCCGCCGCCGAAGACGCGCTCGCGGCCGCCGAACCGTTGCCCATCCCCGAATCCACGTGGCGCGGGGCCGCCTACACCGTCTCGCTGCAGCTCGGTCAGCTCTACACCCGGCAGAGCCAGTACGCCGTGCAGCTGACCCTCGACGACGGCCGCCGGACCCTCGCCGGCGCGCTCGCGGCGAGCACCGGGATCCTGCTCTGCGCCGTGCTCCTGCTGCTCGTCGTCCGGCGGTTGGTGGCGCGGGTGCCGGTGCCGGTCGTGCCGATCATGGTGCCGACGATCCACCCGGCGGCCCACGCGGCGATCCCGCGGCCCCGCCACACACGGTCACCGGTGCCGCGGGAACCCGAGCCGTGGCCGATGAAAGCCGTGTTCGAAGGCCTGCGACGCCGATGA
- a CDS encoding thermonuclease family protein, with protein MKRLPNWLKIVLAAFGVLFVLGAVFGKAPEPKLTAAAPTTTAPTSTTSATPTPTPVAVTYTVETVTDGANVVVNGSDGTRKTVRVLGVIAPVTTVGCYAAESLAWAATTLSGKTVQLGAETVDGITVTLAGGQDYATLALQNGYLKYATSAAAPALAAAENTAHQAVSGLWAAPCNGTIDVPAPTPTPTPSPTPIPQPPAPVATKAAPKPPPAPVTTQDAPAPEQDSAAYYKNCTAAKAAGAAPLYRGEPGYRAALDRDGDGVACER; from the coding sequence ATGAAGCGCCTACCGAATTGGCTGAAGATCGTCCTGGCCGCTTTCGGCGTCCTGTTCGTGCTCGGCGCCGTCTTCGGGAAGGCGCCCGAGCCGAAGCTCACGGCCGCCGCACCGACGACCACGGCTCCCACCAGCACGACCAGCGCGACGCCGACCCCCACGCCGGTCGCCGTGACCTACACGGTGGAGACCGTGACGGACGGCGCGAACGTCGTGGTGAACGGCAGCGACGGCACCCGGAAAACGGTGCGCGTGCTCGGTGTCATCGCCCCCGTCACCACCGTCGGCTGTTACGCGGCGGAATCGCTGGCCTGGGCCGCGACGACCCTTTCCGGGAAAACCGTCCAGCTCGGCGCGGAAACCGTCGACGGCATCACCGTGACGCTGGCCGGCGGGCAGGATTACGCGACACTGGCGCTCCAAAACGGCTATCTCAAGTACGCGACGAGTGCCGCGGCGCCGGCACTGGCCGCCGCCGAAAACACGGCGCACCAGGCCGTCAGCGGACTGTGGGCGGCGCCGTGCAACGGCACGATCGACGTCCCGGCGCCGACCCCGACCCCGACACCGAGCCCGACGCCGATCCCGCAGCCGCCGGCCCCGGTGGCCACCAAGGCGGCCCCGAAGCCGCCGCCCGCGCCGGTGACCACCCAGGACGCACCGGCGCCGGAGCAGGATTCCGCCGCGTACTACAAGAACTGCACCGCCGCCAAGGCCGCCGGCGCCGCACCGCTGTACCGCGGCGAGCCCGGCTACCGGGCCGCGCTCGACCGTGACGGCGACGGCGTGGCCTGCGAACGGTGA
- a CDS encoding 3'-5' exonuclease — protein sequence MIESLPLLGAGGYPAQGVDFTALEIRTTGLRPGRVVELAAVRVRADGVLAGELTTLVNPGPGVPPGPVVLHGITREELDAAPSFGAVLGSLLNLCRGSVVVAHDLPFLTAFLGSEAERLGARVPVLPGVDVLTAARSAVRLPNYRLATVAPAFGVPRPGPSALSGARTVAQLATGLFGRHGFTFAARPVLPTLPTFAAGPLRPREDVPAAEPGWMAEAVERVVAARTGEDAYLDLLAGVVADQHLSPPEVSALAALADEAGWDGESVRATHERFVTALRAVAEGDGVVTAAEARELRQVATALGVAETVRDLQPTAAGKPTRVLVLGTTAAADQLRARVLAEGVQLAKKLTGSVTHLVADTTVASNEPRLGRAGELGVVVLGVREAPVALGFEPPPAARPIVAVQGKRVGGRVLMGVGLLLMFIVVIAMFGGTPLVAGIFFAIFGVGALLGGWWLAQPQTR from the coding sequence GTGATCGAATCCCTCCCGCTGCTCGGGGCCGGCGGCTACCCCGCGCAGGGCGTCGACTTCACCGCCCTCGAGATCCGGACGACCGGCCTGCGCCCCGGGCGCGTGGTCGAGCTGGCCGCGGTGCGGGTCCGCGCCGACGGCGTGCTCGCCGGTGAGCTGACGACACTGGTGAACCCGGGGCCCGGCGTGCCGCCCGGCCCGGTCGTCCTGCACGGCATCACGCGGGAAGAGCTGGACGCCGCGCCGTCGTTCGGCGCCGTGCTGGGGTCACTGCTCAACCTGTGCCGCGGCAGCGTCGTCGTCGCCCACGACCTGCCGTTCCTCACGGCGTTCCTGGGCAGCGAGGCCGAGCGGCTCGGCGCCCGGGTGCCGGTGCTGCCGGGCGTCGACGTGCTGACGGCCGCGCGGTCCGCCGTCCGGCTGCCCAACTACCGGCTCGCGACGGTGGCTCCCGCGTTCGGGGTGCCGCGGCCCGGGCCGTCCGCGTTGAGCGGCGCGCGGACCGTCGCGCAGCTGGCGACCGGCCTGTTCGGACGGCACGGCTTCACCTTCGCGGCGCGGCCGGTGCTGCCCACGCTGCCGACGTTCGCCGCGGGCCCGTTGCGGCCACGCGAAGACGTCCCGGCGGCCGAGCCGGGCTGGATGGCCGAAGCCGTCGAGCGGGTCGTCGCCGCTCGGACCGGCGAGGACGCGTACCTGGACCTGCTCGCCGGCGTCGTCGCCGACCAGCACCTGTCGCCGCCCGAGGTGTCGGCCTTGGCCGCGCTGGCGGACGAAGCGGGCTGGGACGGCGAGAGCGTGCGCGCGACGCACGAGCGGTTCGTGACGGCGTTGCGGGCGGTCGCCGAAGGGGACGGCGTGGTGACCGCGGCGGAGGCACGCGAACTGCGTCAGGTCGCGACGGCGCTCGGGGTCGCGGAAACCGTCCGCGACCTGCAGCCCACTGCGGCCGGCAAGCCGACGCGGGTGCTCGTGCTCGGCACGACGGCCGCGGCCGACCAGCTGCGGGCCCGCGTGCTCGCGGAAGGCGTCCAGCTGGCGAAGAAGCTGACCGGGAGCGTCACGCACCTGGTGGCGGACACGACTGTCGCGTCGAACGAGCCGCGGCTGGGGCGGGCCGGCGAACTGGGCGTCGTGGTGCTCGGCGTCCGGGAAGCGCCGGTCGCGCTCGGGTTCGAGCCGCCGCCGGCGGCCCGTCCGATCGTGGCGGTCCAGGGAAAGCGGGTCGGCGGGCGGGTCCTGATGGGCGTCGGACTGCTGCTGATGTTCATCGTCGTCATCGCGATGTTCGGTGGTACTCCGCTGGTCGCCGGGATCTTCTTCGCGATCTTCGGGGTCGGCGCCCTGCTCGGCGGCTGGTGGCTCGCGCAGCCGCAGACTCGGTAG
- a CDS encoding helicase-associated domain-containing protein yields MTTADGLLGRLAELDRGRLATVLAHRPDVLGEPWPRRLDVVAARLGTAASLNEALLGLPTPHAQVVRALQLCHALGTGPAPIADVARLLGTGPAVAESFVDELADRALVWREPGGVTLPELLHRTNFRADGLGEPAAHLLGELGTTRLAQLSRAVGLPDDVRRTELLSGLVEFFRDADGLRELAGTAPEPVQKLLRDMADGVPEINAVTPLPGTPEAWAFERGFLFGTYYGSAAMPVEVSLALRGPDHPLPFTPVEPETPVVHIGAESAEAASSAAALRLLDRVSAVLELAAAEPFPLLKDGTIGSRLIKKVAKEVRATPAEIELAIDLAVQTGLLLAEEPNPPRRGQKAPPPTLEPDPDVVRPGPALLHRLLLTTWWEPAPPVEGPGHGAQVRRLVVRLLARLAPGTGITDVDALTRLAEWHAPMLAAEDFAGHVQAALAEGELLGAVAHGAVTKAGRALLDPGKLVAVTEELVAHARTTALFGTDLTAIVPGSPDARLAAQLDRAADRETQGTATSWRFSPSTVRRAFDQGATAAELLGELGAIAGGELPQPLVYLVNDVARRHGEAQVFDVASVVTGEPAVLAEIAAHRKLVKLGLRSVAPTVLTSTVDASRTLEALRDAGYAPTHHAADGSVVLPAREQGEPKVAIRDPEAADRKPDPLDHADRLLAAPPSGPSLLRGQLARAMSDRYAGRLTPKQQQLCWQLEAGIPVDVVYRADGAEPARLVIAYPELDDDVLDVWSLHDRAYRRLELARIDLA; encoded by the coding sequence ATGACCACCGCCGACGGATTGCTCGGGCGGCTCGCGGAGCTCGACCGGGGGCGCCTGGCGACGGTGCTGGCCCACCGGCCGGACGTGCTCGGGGAGCCGTGGCCGCGGCGGCTGGACGTCGTCGCCGCCCGGCTCGGCACCGCCGCCTCCCTGAACGAGGCCCTGCTCGGGTTGCCGACGCCGCACGCGCAGGTCGTGCGGGCCCTGCAGCTCTGTCACGCGCTGGGCACCGGACCCGCGCCGATCGCCGACGTCGCGCGGCTGCTCGGTACCGGTCCCGCCGTCGCCGAGTCCTTTGTGGACGAACTGGCGGACCGGGCGCTGGTCTGGCGCGAGCCCGGCGGCGTCACGCTGCCGGAGCTGCTGCACCGGACGAACTTCCGGGCGGACGGCCTCGGCGAACCGGCCGCGCACCTGCTCGGCGAGCTCGGCACGACGCGGCTCGCGCAGCTGTCGCGGGCCGTCGGCCTGCCGGACGACGTGCGCCGGACCGAGCTGCTGAGCGGCCTCGTGGAGTTCTTCCGGGACGCCGACGGCCTGCGCGAGCTGGCCGGCACAGCACCCGAGCCCGTCCAGAAACTGTTGCGGGACATGGCCGACGGCGTTCCCGAGATCAACGCCGTGACGCCGCTGCCGGGCACGCCGGAGGCCTGGGCGTTCGAGCGCGGCTTCCTGTTCGGGACGTACTACGGCAGCGCCGCCATGCCCGTCGAGGTGTCGCTGGCCCTGCGCGGCCCGGACCACCCCCTGCCGTTCACGCCGGTGGAGCCCGAAACCCCCGTCGTCCACATCGGCGCCGAGTCGGCCGAAGCCGCGTCGTCGGCCGCCGCGTTGCGGCTGCTCGACCGCGTCTCGGCGGTGCTCGAACTCGCCGCCGCCGAGCCGTTTCCGCTGCTCAAGGACGGCACGATCGGGTCGCGGCTGATCAAGAAGGTGGCCAAGGAGGTCCGCGCGACGCCCGCGGAGATCGAGCTGGCCATCGACCTCGCCGTGCAGACCGGGCTGCTGCTCGCCGAGGAGCCCAACCCGCCGCGCCGGGGCCAGAAGGCGCCGCCGCCCACGCTCGAACCGGACCCCGACGTCGTCCGCCCCGGCCCGGCGCTGCTCCACCGCCTGCTGCTCACGACCTGGTGGGAACCCGCGCCGCCGGTGGAAGGCCCGGGCCACGGCGCGCAGGTGCGACGGCTGGTCGTGCGGTTGCTGGCCCGGCTGGCACCCGGCACCGGGATCACCGACGTCGACGCGCTGACGCGGCTCGCCGAGTGGCACGCACCGATGCTGGCGGCCGAGGACTTCGCCGGGCACGTGCAGGCCGCGCTCGCCGAGGGCGAGCTGCTCGGCGCCGTCGCGCACGGCGCCGTCACCAAGGCCGGGCGCGCGCTGCTCGACCCGGGCAAGCTCGTGGCCGTCACCGAAGAACTGGTGGCCCACGCCCGCACGACGGCGTTGTTCGGCACCGACCTGACCGCGATCGTGCCCGGCTCCCCCGACGCCCGCCTCGCCGCGCAGCTGGACCGCGCCGCCGATCGCGAGACCCAGGGCACGGCGACGAGCTGGCGGTTCTCGCCGTCGACCGTCCGGCGGGCCTTCGACCAGGGCGCGACGGCGGCCGAGCTGCTCGGCGAACTGGGAGCGATCGCCGGCGGCGAGCTGCCGCAGCCGTTGGTGTACCTGGTCAACGACGTCGCGCGGCGGCACGGCGAGGCGCAGGTGTTCGACGTCGCGAGCGTCGTCACCGGTGAACCCGCGGTGCTCGCCGAAATCGCGGCGCACCGCAAGCTCGTGAAACTCGGCCTGCGCTCAGTGGCTCCGACGGTGTTGACGTCCACAGTGGACGCCTCACGCACGCTCGAAGCGTTGCGCGACGCCGGTTACGCGCCGACGCACCACGCCGCCGACGGGAGCGTCGTGCTGCCGGCGCGGGAGCAGGGCGAGCCGAAGGTCGCCATCCGCGATCCCGAAGCCGCCGACCGGAAACCCGACCCGCTGGACCACGCGGACCGGCTGCTGGCGGCCCCGCCGAGCGGCCCGAGCCTGCTGCGCGGGCAGCTCGCGCGGGCGATGAGCGACCGCTACGCGGGGCGGCTCACGCCGAAGCAGCAGCAACTCTGCTGGCAGCTCGAAGCCGGCATCCCGGTGGACGTCGTCTACCGCGCGGACGGCGCCGAGCCCGCGCGGCTCGTCATCGCGTACCCGGAGCTGGACGACGACGTCCTCGACGTCTGGTCGCTCCACGATCGCGCCTACCGCCGGCTCGAGCTGGCGCGGATCGACCTGGCTTAG
- the coaA gene encoding type I pantothenate kinase produces the protein MTRVRELSPYVELHREQWKELRSSTPLPLTAEELLRLRGLGEQVDLAEVADVYLPLSRLINLQVAARQRLYEATTTFLGDDSRGTKVPYVIGIAGSVAVGKSTTARVLRTLLARWPDHPRVDLVTTDGFLYPGAELQRRGIMHRKGFPESYDRRALLRFVTEVKSGAERVAAPVYSHLAYDILAGEEQVVQRPDILILEGLNVLQPGPRLTVSDLFDFSIYVDAHTDDIQRWYVERFLKLRHTAFADPASHFHHFAGLPDDEARAEARHLWHSINEPNLMENIKPTRPRATLVLRKDADHTINRVRLRKL, from the coding sequence ATGACCCGGGTCCGCGAACTCAGCCCCTATGTCGAGCTGCACCGGGAACAGTGGAAGGAACTGCGAAGTTCGACGCCGTTGCCGTTGACGGCGGAAGAGCTGCTGCGCCTGCGCGGCCTCGGTGAGCAGGTCGACCTGGCCGAGGTGGCCGACGTCTACCTCCCGCTCTCCCGCCTGATCAACCTGCAGGTCGCCGCGCGCCAGCGGCTCTACGAAGCGACCACGACGTTCCTCGGTGACGACTCCCGCGGCACGAAGGTCCCGTACGTCATCGGCATCGCCGGGAGCGTGGCGGTCGGCAAGTCGACCACCGCCCGCGTCCTGCGCACGCTGCTCGCCCGCTGGCCGGACCACCCGCGCGTCGACCTCGTCACCACCGACGGGTTCCTCTACCCGGGCGCCGAGCTGCAGCGCCGCGGGATCATGCACCGCAAGGGCTTCCCGGAGAGCTACGACCGCCGCGCGCTGCTGCGGTTCGTCACCGAGGTCAAGTCGGGTGCCGAGCGCGTCGCCGCGCCGGTGTACTCGCACCTCGCCTACGACATCCTGGCCGGCGAGGAGCAGGTCGTGCAGCGGCCGGACATCCTCATCCTCGAGGGCCTGAACGTGCTGCAGCCCGGCCCGCGGCTGACGGTGTCGGACCTGTTCGACTTCTCGATCTACGTCGACGCGCACACCGACGACATCCAGCGCTGGTACGTCGAGCGGTTCCTGAAGCTGCGGCACACGGCGTTCGCGGACCCGGCGTCGCACTTCCACCACTTCGCCGGCCTGCCCGACGACGAGGCCCGCGCCGAGGCGCGGCACCTGTGGCACTCCATCAACGAGCCCAACCTGATGGAGAACATCAAGCCGACCCGCCCCCGGGCGACGCTGGTGCTGCGCAAGGACGCCGACCACACCATCAACCGGGTGCGGCTCCGCAAACTCTGA
- a CDS encoding excalibur calcium-binding domain-containing protein: MSLFRRALTTAAAVAGLALLGPVSLASAQLATPLAVGDVDCGNFTYQEEAQAVLDATPGDPNNLDSDKDGIACESLPHRPVQNTTKPVPTSAQPSTSTKTHTTPKSTTIKKATTGGQVKVKPVGGVATGGGEPDEGTPGFLLLSGALLAAATSGGMVLYLRRRAS; this comes from the coding sequence TTGTCCTTATTTCGTCGTGCCCTGACGACGGCCGCAGCCGTCGCCGGGCTCGCTCTCCTCGGCCCCGTCTCCCTCGCCTCCGCGCAACTCGCGACGCCCCTCGCGGTCGGCGACGTGGACTGCGGCAACTTCACGTACCAGGAGGAGGCGCAGGCGGTCCTCGACGCGACGCCGGGTGACCCCAACAACCTGGACTCCGACAAGGACGGCATCGCCTGCGAGTCCCTGCCGCACCGCCCGGTGCAGAACACCACCAAGCCCGTGCCCACCTCGGCACAGCCGTCGACCTCGACGAAGACCCACACCACCCCGAAGTCGACGACCATCAAGAAGGCCACGACGGGCGGCCAGGTCAAGGTCAAGCCGGTCGGCGGCGTGGCCACCGGCGGCGGCGAGCCCGACGAAGGCACCCCCGGGTTCCTCCTGCTCAGCGGCGCGCTGCTGGCCGCGGCGACGTCCGGCGGGATGGTGCTCTACCTGCGCCGGCGCGCGAGTTGA
- a CDS encoding nucleotide pyrophosphohydrolase, which yields MTFDDVTQRLRDFAAARSWEPFHTPKNLAMALSGEVGELTSLFQWLTPEESDAWRADPALEKNVLDEIADVTLYLLQLADRLGVDLAAAAHAKIDRNELRFPPPA from the coding sequence GTGACCTTCGACGACGTGACCCAGCGCCTCCGCGACTTCGCGGCCGCCCGCTCCTGGGAGCCGTTCCACACCCCGAAGAACCTGGCGATGGCCTTGTCGGGCGAGGTGGGCGAGCTGACCTCGCTGTTCCAGTGGCTGACACCGGAGGAATCCGACGCGTGGCGCGCGGATCCCGCGCTGGAGAAGAACGTCCTGGACGAGATCGCCGACGTCACGCTGTACCTGCTCCAGCTGGCGGACCGCCTGGGCGTCGACCTCGCGGCGGCGGCGCACGCGAAGATCGACCGCAACGAGCTGCGCTTCCCCCCGCCGGCCTAA
- the pheA gene encoding prephenate dehydratase, producing the protein MSRIAYFGPQGTFTEQAARVLAGGEELIPVETVRLAMTAVRTGQADAACVPIENSVEGVVPTTLDALSESTPLVAIAEAILPVHFSVLTRPGDREIRTVASHPHALAQVRDWLEANLPDAKPVAASSTAAAAVGVLQGDFDAAVCAPVAVEHYDLEVLATEVADVTDAATRFLLVRPPGDLPEPTGADRTSVVAAAVNRTGTLAELLTALADRGINLTRLDARPTRSNFGEYRFFIDFEGHVAEPRILDALTALRRHCRNLRFLGSHPRADGTRTTLEPGFGNDDFVDAAGWADAVRKGDLA; encoded by the coding sequence GTGTCACGGATCGCATACTTCGGCCCCCAGGGGACCTTCACCGAGCAGGCCGCGCGGGTCCTCGCCGGCGGCGAGGAACTGATTCCCGTCGAGACCGTCCGGCTGGCCATGACGGCCGTCCGCACGGGCCAGGCGGACGCCGCGTGCGTCCCCATCGAGAACTCCGTCGAAGGTGTGGTGCCCACGACCCTCGACGCGCTCAGCGAGTCGACGCCGCTGGTCGCGATCGCCGAAGCGATCCTGCCGGTCCACTTCAGCGTGCTCACCCGGCCGGGTGACCGCGAGATACGGACCGTCGCCAGCCACCCGCACGCGCTCGCCCAGGTCCGTGACTGGCTGGAGGCGAACCTGCCGGACGCGAAGCCGGTGGCGGCGTCCTCGACGGCGGCGGCCGCGGTCGGCGTGCTCCAGGGCGACTTCGACGCCGCGGTCTGCGCGCCCGTCGCGGTCGAGCACTACGACCTCGAGGTGCTGGCCACCGAGGTCGCCGACGTCACCGACGCGGCGACCCGGTTCCTGCTGGTCCGCCCGCCGGGCGATCTGCCCGAGCCGACCGGCGCCGACCGGACGTCGGTGGTGGCCGCGGCCGTGAACCGCACCGGCACGCTGGCCGAGCTGCTCACCGCGCTGGCCGACCGCGGGATCAACCTGACCCGCCTCGACGCCCGGCCGACGCGCAGCAACTTCGGCGAGTACCGCTTCTTCATCGACTTCGAGGGCCACGTGGCCGAGCCGCGGATCCTCGACGCGCTCACGGCGTTGCGCCGGCACTGCCGCAACCTGCGGTTCCTCGGTTCGCACCCGCGGGCCGACGGCACCCGGACCACGCTCGAGCCGGGCTTCGGCAACGACGACTTCGTCGACGCGGCCGGGTGGGCCGACGCCGTCCGCAAGGGGGACCTGGCGTGA